The genomic segment CTCCATGCTATCCTTCACAGACCTAGGGCTGTGCCTCTCCACACTGGTCACCGTGCTGGGTATTTTCTGGTTTAATGCTCGAGAAATCAGCTTTGATGCCTGCATTGGCCAAATGTTCTTTATCCATGGTTTCACGTTCATGGAGTCCTCAGTACTCCTGGCAATGGCATTTGACCGCTTCATTGCCATCTGTAACCCACTAAGGTATTCTATTATCTTAACCAATTCAAGGATCATCAAAGTGGGCTTGGCAATTGTTATTAGAGGGACAACAGCTCTAGTGCCTTTACTTGTGCTCCTTAAGCATCTGTCCTTCTGCCATAGTCATGTTCTGCACCATTCATATTGTTTCCACCCTGATGTGATGAAGCTTTCATGCACAGACACCAAGATCAACAGTGCATTTGGTCTGGCCATTGTCATCTCTACTGCAGGCTTGGACTCTGTCTTGATTCTCCTCTCCTATGCTCTGATCATCCATTCTGTGCTCAGCATTGCTTCCCCAGAGGAGCAGAAAAAGGCCTTTGGTACCTGTGTCTCACATGTAAGTGCTGTTTCCATATTCTACATCCCCATGATCAGCTTGTCACTGGTGCATAGATTTGGGAAGCATGCCCCTCCCTTTGTGCACACTCTCATTGCCAATGTTTATCTGCTCATCCCTCCTGTAATGAATCCCATAATCTACAGTGTGAAGACCAAGCAAATTCGCAAGGCCATCTTCAAAGTATTCCTTTCCAAgctaatttaggacatttcagtaTATCCTTCTTTACAAAGTCTTCCATGACTCCTGTTTGATCATTCACTACTATGAGTTACAACTACACCTTGAAAAAGCATGTTTATACATGCTTTCACTCTATTCTGATGATTAAGTAACTTAGTATTTATACAGCTATAGACTATGTATTCTTTGAAAGTATAGACTTTACCTTGTGCACATCTGGCACTTCCACAAGACTGCACCTGCTTCAGATTAGGCCCATTATCATAATATGTCAGCATGCATGGAAAAATGAAGTCATTCCTTGGGGTTTGATGTTTCACCATTTCTAGCATATGTAGTTCCAAGGTATGTCTGATATAATTTAGGAAAGTGGGAAATTCTAGGTTTCAGTAATTATTAGTTTATTGAGAAAGGATTAAAGagggcggtgtgagaggtgagacagaggcttcctcctaaaactacatgtaatatgaaaatataattaatacaattaaccctgagagagcaacaggaaagaggactgcgccagactgcatacacctggagaaaagagcagacctcatggaacagggtaatataccaaagcTGTTGCCAGGTAGGACCCGagtccttctcccaccccagctcactggcaggaggatgagaaatggaacaggggagggagtagaggcctgggactgctgaatacttaactccagagatctgctctgggagaattcttggagggactgagattccagccacttgtggaaagcagggatccatatccagctgctctgggacaaaagcttatacctgtgtgcttggtccactggttcaggcagtggagacaggcatagcagccgggaagcaggaaacatctctttcctccctccaggcaccagtaccactcccctgtgacccccgacattgcttcagggtctgagcagctccaaagagtagagcttcttgacactagagggcgccatatacaaatatggaatGCCAAAGGAACCAGGTCCAGaggaaaattattaatacaattcccaagaaagaattaaatgacatggacctcatgactcttcctgaaagggagttcaaaataaaaatcattaacatgctcatggaggtacggaaagatattcaagaaatcagaaatgagttctggttggagatccaatcattgaagagcaccgtggagggtattaaaagcagattggatatggtggaggagataataaattaaatagaCACTAGAGAAGGGAATAcagataaactgaggcacagagataaaaggatctctaagaataaaagaatattgagagaactgtgtgaccaatccaaatggaacaatatttgcattatggggataccagaagaagaagaagagagagaaagggatagaaagtgtctttgaggagggagctgctgaaaacttccccaatctggggaaggacatagtctctcaggccatggagatccacagatctcccaacacatgggaccctaggaagacaacaccaagacatatagtaattaaaatggtaaagatcaagggtaaggacagactactaaaagcagccagagagagagaaataagatcaaatacaaaggaaagcccatccggctaatatcagacttctgagcagaaaccttacaggccagaagggagtggcatgatgtgtttaatgcaatgaagcagaagagcctggaaccaagattactttatccagaaagattatcatttaaatttgaaggagggattaaacaatttccagataagcaaaatctgagagaatttacctcccacaatccatctctacagtctattttggagggactgctatagatggaagtgttcctaaggttgaatagctgtcaccagaagtaataaaaccacagtaaagaaagtagaagagctaattactaagcaaatgtgaaattaaattaactatccccaaagtcaatcaagggagagACGAacagtacaaaatatgatacctaatatataaagaatggaggaggaagaaaaaggaggagaaaaagaaaagaacctttagattgtgtttgtaatagcatattaagtgagttaagtcagattcttagatagtaaggaagttaaccttgaaccttttgtaaccacaaatctaaagtctgtgatggcaataagtacatacctatcgataatcacccacaatgtaaatgaactgaatgcaccaatcaaaagacatcgagtcactgagtggataaaaacacaagagccatctatatgctgtctacaaggtactcactttaaacccaaagacatacacagtctaaaagtgaagggatggaaaaagatatttcatgcaactaatagagagaaaaaagcaggagttgcagtacttgtatctaacaaaatagacttcaaaacaaagaaagtcacaaaagacaaagaagaacattacataatgataaaggagtcaatgcaacaagaggatgtaaccattataaatatctatgctcctaacacaggagcacctacacatgtgaaaaaaatcctaactgaattaaaaggggaaatagaatgcaattcattaattctaggagacttcaacactccactcactctgaaggacaaatcaaccagacagaaaataagtaaagagacagaggcactgaacaacatattagaacagatggacctaacagacatctacagaactctacacccaaaagcagcagaaaacacattcttctcaagtgcacgtggaacatcttcaagaatagatcatatactaggccacaaaaagagcctcagtaaattaaaaaatactgaaattgtaccaaacagtttctcagatcacaaagttatgaaactagaaataaattacacaaagagaatgaaaagctcacaaacacatggaggcttcgcaacatgctcctaaagaaccaatggatcaatgaccaaataaaaacagagatcaagcaatatatgggaacaaatgacaacaataattcaacaccacaaaatctgtgggatgcagccaaggccatgctaagaggaaagtatattgcaaatacaggcctacctcaggaaagtaAATCAattccatataagcagtctaaactcacaattaataaaactagaaaaagaagaacaaatcaggcccaaagtcagtagaaggagggcgataataaagattagagcataaataaatgaaatcgagaagaataaaacaatagaaagaatcaatgaaagcaagagctggttcttcaagaaaataaacaaaatagacaaacccccagccagacttatcaagaaaaaaagagagtctacacaaataaacagaatcagaagtgagaaaggaaaaatcacgacagaccccacagaaatacaaataattattagagaatactatgaaaaattatatgctaacaaactggataacctagaagaaatggacaactttctagaaaaatacaaccttccaaggctgaccaaggaagaaacagaaaatctgaacagatcaattaccagcaaggaaattgaactggtaatcaaaaaactacctaagaacaaaatgcctggaccagatggcttcactactgaattttatcaaacatttggtgaagacctaatacccattctccttaaagttttccaaagagtagaagaagagataatacttccaaactcattctatgaggccagcatcactctaataccagaaccaaggaaagacaccacaaaaaaagaaaattacagaccaatatcactggtgaacatagatgcaaaaatactcaacaaaatattagcaaaccgaattcaaaaatacatcaaaaagatcatccatcatgaccaagtaggatttattccagagatgcaaggatggtacaacatttgaaaactgcctcaacacaataaaggccatatatgacaaacccacagccaacagtatacttaacagcgagaagctgaaagcttttcctttaacatcaggaacaagacaaggat from the Manis javanica isolate MJ-LG chromosome 11, MJ_LKY, whole genome shotgun sequence genome contains:
- the LOC108397222 gene encoding olfactory receptor OR51C1-like — encoded protein: MPSINQSIFQPEVFLLTGIPDFETQHAWISIPFCCLYAIAISGNGMILFVIITESSLHEPMYYFLSMLSFTDLGLCLSTLVTVLGIFWFNAREISFDACIGQMFFIHGFTFMESSVLLAMAFDRFIAICNPLRYSIILTNSRIIKVGLAIVIRGTTALVPLLVLLKHLSFCHSHVLHHSYCFHPDVMKLSCTDTKINSAFGLAIVISTAGLDSVLILLSYALIIHSVLSIASPEEQKKAFGTCVSHVSAVSIFYIPMISLSLVHRFGKHAPPFVHTLIANVYLLIPPVMNPIIYSVKTKQIRKAIFKVFLSKLI